A single genomic interval of Candidatus Dependentiae bacterium harbors:
- a CDS encoding prepilin-type N-terminal cleavage/methylation domain-containing protein, whose translation MNSSRAFTIIELLIALFLSSFIMLGMMQAYRNAITSLGAVRAKMATTRKGCLLFNELERDFSSMLVPYLNKEIVPDKDKDQNKQIPDKKDSEIKASENKEQGDKKPDGSKDTLGQDEQQEALKNPLHVQIYEDEYRRIGGKKFTLFKSINFITTHPLQVYGDKRLRLVRVVYELVRNKEKSTRDQVCYNLFRKETTDLMNFKMKQDDDAQAKNKHASIRTHLVTDNVKEMYLELITEKVKEEKGKDNKQEIEEVRLFVWGEKDFTVGVVPKSLEVRIVIWDDQLKRTQDFQLFVPVFSYPTEHPKLHAQDLKVPAAQSDKKPNEQPKTGMQITGVNQTAPGVYNSVKGAS comes from the coding sequence ATGAACAGCTCCCGAGCATTTACCATTATTGAGTTGCTTATTGCACTCTTTCTTTCGAGTTTTATTATGCTGGGCATGATGCAGGCATATCGCAATGCCATTACATCACTCGGAGCAGTGAGGGCTAAGATGGCAACCACCAGAAAAGGGTGTCTGCTTTTTAATGAACTTGAGCGAGATTTTTCTTCGATGCTTGTTCCCTATTTGAATAAAGAAATTGTGCCAGATAAAGATAAAGATCAGAACAAACAAATTCCAGACAAAAAAGATTCTGAGATAAAAGCTTCTGAAAATAAAGAGCAAGGTGATAAAAAACCTGATGGCTCAAAAGATACCCTCGGGCAAGATGAGCAGCAAGAAGCATTAAAAAATCCCTTGCATGTACAAATTTATGAAGATGAATATCGACGTATTGGTGGTAAAAAATTTACCTTATTCAAGTCGATTAATTTTATTACCACACATCCGCTTCAGGTTTATGGGGATAAACGCTTACGCTTGGTGCGTGTGGTGTATGAGCTTGTACGAAATAAAGAAAAAAGTACTCGAGATCAGGTTTGTTATAATTTATTTCGTAAAGAAACAACTGATCTCATGAACTTTAAAATGAAACAAGATGACGATGCTCAGGCAAAAAATAAGCATGCATCTATTCGTACCCATTTGGTTACCGATAATGTCAAAGAAATGTACCTTGAATTGATTACCGAAAAAGTTAAAGAAGAAAAAGGCAAAGATAATAAGCAAGAGATTGAAGAGGTTCGCTTGTTTGTTTGGGGTGAAAAAGATTTTACCGTTGGTGTTGTGCCAAAATCGCTTGAAGTGCGTATTGTTATTTGGGATGATCAGCTTAAACGAACACAAGATTTTCAGCTATTTGTTCCTGTTTTTTCATATCCAACCGAGCATCCAAAGCTTCATGCGCAAGATCTCAAAGTGCCTGCAGCTCAGTCCGATAAAAAACCGAATGAGCAACCAAAGACAGGGATGCAAATAACAGGGGTCAATCAAACAGCTCCAGGAGTTTATAATTCGGTGAAAGGTGCTTCATGA
- a CDS encoding prepilin-type N-terminal cleavage/methylation domain-containing protein: MKQAPAFTLIEVMIALFILATTGFVLSSVQMRSYLRVESNRKNVERVYLIKKELYQLLMAPPKSEKPVVLKLEEPSLRITSNMLEIPKKSSLHTFKDNLRIVQSEADWKDAGRVRKEKMISFVYKEFEDEKEKK; the protein is encoded by the coding sequence ATGAAGCAGGCTCCAGCATTTACTTTGATTGAAGTTATGATTGCTTTGTTTATCTTGGCAACAACAGGGTTTGTTTTATCCAGTGTTCAAATGCGTTCGTACTTGCGCGTTGAAAGCAATCGTAAAAATGTTGAACGGGTTTATTTGATTAAAAAAGAGTTATATCAACTTTTAATGGCACCACCAAAATCGGAGAAACCGGTTGTTCTAAAACTTGAAGAGCCTTCCTTGCGCATTACATCAAACATGCTAGAAATTCCAAAAAAATCCAGCCTCCATACCTTTAAAGATAATTTAAGAATTGTTCAATCTGAAGCTGATTGGAAAGATGCTGGACGTGTGCGCAAAGAAAAGATGATTAGCTTTGTGTACAAAGAGTTCGAAGATGAGAAAGAGAAAAAATAA
- a CDS encoding prepilin-type N-terminal cleavage/methylation domain-containing protein, with product MRCQSKGFTLIEILVVLFLIGIIGTIGLPRFMQQSPKAEWPTILDDINNLVIFARQEAISNQAIYRLVFKKQNKGRDLVLVQREGRDPEKPLQKIYNPVTSGYIQTRYELPEQIKFKALYHGKDEEFEENKGQGYCYVIPDGLVQDVMIHLTKKKEKKDKKEQEATLRMAPFFGKFEFSDGLIRPER from the coding sequence GTGCGTTGTCAAAGCAAGGGTTTCACCTTAATTGAAATCTTAGTTGTTTTGTTCTTGATAGGAATTATCGGGACTATTGGTCTTCCACGCTTTATGCAACAGTCGCCCAAAGCGGAATGGCCAACAATTTTGGATGATATTAACAACCTTGTAATCTTTGCTCGGCAAGAAGCAATCTCAAATCAGGCTATTTATAGGCTTGTTTTCAAAAAACAAAATAAGGGTCGCGATCTTGTGCTGGTTCAGCGCGAGGGCCGCGACCCTGAAAAACCTCTCCAAAAAATTTATAACCCCGTTACCTCTGGCTATATTCAGACGCGTTATGAGCTGCCTGAACAGATAAAATTTAAAGCGCTTTATCATGGCAAAGATGAAGAATTTGAAGAAAATAAGGGCCAAGGATATTGCTACGTTATTCCTGATGGTCTTGTGCAAGATGTTATGATTCATCTGACTAAGAAAAAAGAAAAGAAAGACAAAAAGGAGCAGGAGGCAACATTACGAATGGCTCCATTTTTTGGGAAGTTTGAATTTTCTGATGGCTTAATTCGACCAGAGCGGTGA
- the gspG gene encoding type II secretion system major pseudopilin GspG — protein MMIVRKNEAFTMIEIMVVLFIIGMMATLGGPRILRFMSMGKETGTTAYLNELKSALALYEMHIGHYPTKQEGGLRALVDRPTVQAVAAKWDGPYIDEEKLNDKWGNEIVYNCPPEKHKDIYRYFEVISYGENGEDGGGKELHSGG, from the coding sequence ATGATGATTGTTCGTAAAAATGAGGCATTTACCATGATTGAAATTATGGTGGTGCTTTTTATTATTGGTATGATGGCAACGCTTGGGGGACCACGAATTCTTCGCTTTATGAGTATGGGCAAAGAGACCGGAACTACTGCATATCTCAATGAACTTAAGAGTGCTCTTGCGTTGTATGAGATGCATATTGGTCATTATCCTACTAAGCAAGAGGGTGGGCTGCGCGCGCTTGTTGATCGTCCAACCGTTCAAGCAGTTGCTGCAAAATGGGATGGTCCATACATTGATGAAGAAAAATTGAATGATAAATGGGGTAATGAAATAGTTTATAACTGCCCACCAGAAAAGCATAAAGATATTTATCGCTACTTTGAAGTAATCTCCTATGGAGAAAACGGAGAAGATGGTGGTGGTAAAGAACTTCATTCAGGAGGTTGA